A single genomic interval of Porphyromonas sp. oral taxon 275 harbors:
- a CDS encoding RluA family pseudouridine synthase: MDGELLEDEEDEAGDPAAVSYLTHADSTPLYEHFRVVADKGQELLRIDKFLATRMPHTSRSRIQQALEGGYVFVGDRPVKANYRIKPLEVVTLQLRRPRRQLEIIPEDIPLDIVYEDEYLLVVNKPAGLVVHPGHGNYTGTLVNALAYYLKDDPHYDPEDPRLGLVHRIDKDTSGLLVVAKRPETKAHLSRQFFEKTTKRTYRALVWGRFDSPEGTIVGNIGRDERDRLQMAVYPEGSDKGKHAVTHYTVLEELAYVSWVECRLETGRTHQIRAHMRHLGHPLFADERYGGDRILWGNQFARYRPFVQNCLALCPRQALHAKTLGFVHPHTGQELTFDSDLPSDLALLLERWRGYAAQVDKD; the protein is encoded by the coding sequence CTGGACGGGGAGCTCCTCGAGGACGAGGAGGACGAGGCGGGGGATCCCGCCGCCGTCTCCTATCTGACGCACGCTGACAGCACGCCGCTCTACGAGCACTTCCGCGTCGTCGCCGACAAGGGGCAGGAGCTGCTGCGCATCGACAAGTTCCTCGCCACGCGCATGCCCCACACCTCCCGCAGCCGTATCCAGCAGGCGCTGGAGGGCGGCTATGTCTTCGTCGGTGACCGTCCCGTCAAGGCCAACTACCGCATCAAGCCCCTCGAGGTCGTCACGCTCCAGCTGCGCCGTCCGCGCCGCCAGCTGGAGATCATCCCCGAGGATATCCCCCTGGACATCGTCTACGAGGACGAATACCTCCTGGTGGTCAATAAGCCCGCGGGCCTCGTCGTCCATCCCGGGCATGGCAACTATACGGGGACGCTGGTCAATGCCCTGGCCTATTACCTCAAGGACGACCCGCACTACGACCCCGAGGATCCACGCCTGGGGCTCGTGCACCGCATCGACAAGGATACGAGCGGGCTGCTCGTCGTGGCCAAGCGCCCCGAGACGAAGGCGCATCTCTCGCGTCAGTTCTTCGAGAAGACCACCAAGCGCACCTACCGCGCCCTCGTCTGGGGGCGTTTCGACAGCCCTGAGGGCACCATCGTCGGCAATATAGGCCGCGATGAGCGCGATCGCCTCCAGATGGCCGTTTACCCCGAGGGTAGCGACAAGGGCAAGCACGCCGTCACGCACTACACCGTCCTCGAGGAGCTGGCCTATGTCTCCTGGGTGGAGTGTCGCCTCGAGACGGGGCGCACGCATCAGATACGTGCCCATATGCGGCACCTCGGGCACCCGCTCTTCGCCGACGAGCGCTACGGCGGCGACCGCATCCTATGGGGCAATCAGTTCGCCCGCTACCGACCGTTCGTCCAGAACTGCCTCGCCCTCTGCCCGCGGCAGGCCCTCCATGCCAAGACCCTTGGCTTCGTCCATCCGCACACGGGGCAGGAGCTGACCTTCGACAGTGATTTGCCGTCCGATCTGGCGCTCCTCTTGGAGCGCTGGCGCGGCTACGCAGCACAGGTGGACAAGGACTAG
- a CDS encoding DNA translocase FtsK has product MAKQPQTKQAQRSSQAKRTSSTDGRGSLAAGLMQWLRGLVSKNRDNNRMAVVLALSFLLLLAFCLCSVLGFLFSGGADQSLLDPSLTPQQLQELGLEVRNPFGLLGARMGNYLFNELFGFGTFALFAFGFQTALYVVFDRHSRLIRALARFLFWGFLALWSAIALTGLQQLWPSDTFLVFGGAWGAHYYQQLALHLGTSGLLLLLLGTVIIVSILCSDRVLKAVQHPPIKAPELHLRRPSLWERWTRKPGEVAPEADEAAGPAAEEHTERLADELYEEELPYTSMMEQAHEAPLRAEAEHDSYSPYRTSDPVFSAEPTADLDPSQGMIVEQAPADDLVEEELPERAPLAPGIQLAHYQKPSIDLLRDYEQSATGIDMDEIEHNKQRIIDTLASFKMPVTPCKATVGPTVTLYEVIPDSGIKVSRIKAMDDDIAMGLKSEGVRIIAPMPGQGTIGIEVPNSNPQTVSMRSILASRKYREQQERMELPVGIGKTITNEPFIFDLVKMPHLLIAGATGQGKSVGLNALITSLLYSKRPEELKFVMVDPKMLEFSIYEEIEHQFLAKLPDSDKAIITDMSRVVATLNSLCVEMDNRYRKLQTAGRAVRNIKEYNEQVRSGELSRLDGHELMPYIVLIVDEFADLMMTVGKEVEQPIARLAQKARAAGIHMVIATQRPSTDVITGLIKANFPARIAFKVFSMVDSRTVLDSPGANQLIGRGDMLFYQGKDMIRVQCAFMDTPETELIVEHIASQESLGYAYELPEYVPEGGDGAKDKGFSPQEKDSLFDEVALLVVQMQVGSTSYIQRKFNIGYNRAGRLMDQLEGAGVVGPQEGSKPREVYIKDQASLQQLLDRM; this is encoded by the coding sequence ATGGCGAAACAACCCCAGACAAAGCAAGCACAACGATCATCGCAGGCCAAGCGCACGTCCTCGACCGACGGGCGGGGCTCGCTGGCAGCAGGCCTCATGCAGTGGCTGCGTGGGCTCGTCTCCAAGAATAGAGACAACAACCGCATGGCCGTCGTCCTGGCGCTTAGCTTCCTTCTCCTCTTGGCCTTCTGCCTCTGCTCCGTCCTGGGCTTCCTCTTCTCGGGGGGCGCAGACCAGAGTCTGCTCGACCCGAGCCTGACACCGCAGCAGCTGCAGGAGCTGGGGCTCGAGGTGCGCAATCCCTTTGGCCTCCTCGGGGCACGCATGGGGAACTACCTCTTCAACGAGCTCTTCGGCTTCGGTACCTTTGCCCTCTTCGCCTTTGGCTTCCAGACGGCGCTCTATGTCGTCTTTGACCGCCATTCGCGCCTGATCCGTGCGCTGGCTCGCTTCCTCTTCTGGGGCTTCCTCGCCCTGTGGAGCGCGATCGCTCTGACAGGCCTGCAGCAGCTCTGGCCCTCGGATACCTTCCTGGTCTTCGGCGGAGCCTGGGGCGCACACTACTACCAGCAGCTCGCGCTGCACCTGGGGACTTCGGGGCTCCTCTTGCTGCTCTTGGGGACGGTCATCATCGTGAGCATCCTCTGCTCCGACCGTGTCCTTAAGGCCGTGCAGCATCCGCCGATCAAGGCGCCCGAGCTTCATCTCCGCCGTCCGAGCCTCTGGGAGCGCTGGACGCGTAAGCCTGGGGAAGTCGCCCCCGAGGCTGACGAGGCCGCTGGCCCTGCAGCCGAGGAGCACACCGAGCGCTTGGCTGACGAGCTCTACGAGGAGGAGCTGCCCTACACATCGATGATGGAGCAGGCGCACGAGGCGCCCTTGCGTGCCGAGGCCGAGCACGACAGCTATAGCCCCTATAGGACGTCTGATCCCGTCTTCAGCGCCGAGCCTACGGCGGACCTCGACCCCAGCCAGGGGATGATCGTCGAGCAGGCGCCCGCCGATGACCTTGTGGAGGAGGAGCTGCCTGAGCGTGCTCCGCTTGCCCCAGGCATACAGCTGGCGCACTATCAGAAGCCCTCGATCGACCTGCTGCGCGACTACGAGCAGAGCGCCACGGGCATAGACATGGACGAGATCGAGCACAACAAGCAGCGGATCATCGACACGCTGGCGAGCTTCAAGATGCCCGTCACGCCCTGCAAGGCGACCGTCGGCCCGACGGTGACGCTCTACGAGGTCATCCCCGACTCGGGGATTAAGGTCTCGCGCATCAAGGCTATGGACGACGACATCGCCATGGGGCTCAAGAGCGAGGGCGTGCGTATCATCGCCCCCATGCCTGGCCAGGGGACGATCGGTATCGAGGTGCCTAACTCCAATCCGCAGACCGTCTCGATGCGCAGCATCCTCGCCTCGCGCAAGTATCGCGAGCAGCAGGAGCGCATGGAGCTCCCCGTAGGTATAGGGAAGACGATCACCAATGAGCCCTTCATCTTCGACCTCGTGAAGATGCCCCACCTCCTCATTGCAGGGGCGACGGGGCAGGGGAAGAGTGTCGGGCTGAACGCCCTGATCACCTCGCTGCTCTACAGCAAGCGCCCCGAGGAACTCAAGTTCGTCATGGTGGACCCCAAGATGCTGGAGTTCTCCATCTACGAGGAGATCGAGCACCAGTTCCTAGCCAAGCTGCCCGACTCCGACAAGGCGATCATCACCGACATGAGTAGGGTGGTGGCTACGCTCAATTCGCTCTGCGTCGAGATGGACAACCGCTACCGCAAGCTCCAGACGGCAGGGCGCGCCGTGCGCAATATCAAGGAGTACAACGAGCAGGTACGCTCGGGCGAGCTCAGCCGCCTGGATGGGCACGAGCTGATGCCCTACATCGTGCTCATCGTGGACGAGTTCGCCGATCTGATGATGACCGTCGGCAAGGAGGTGGAGCAGCCCATCGCCCGTCTGGCGCAGAAGGCGCGCGCCGCGGGGATACACATGGTCATCGCCACGCAGCGCCCTTCGACCGATGTCATCACAGGGCTCATCAAGGCGAACTTCCCAGCGCGTATTGCCTTCAAGGTCTTCTCCATGGTCGACTCCCGTACCGTCCTCGATTCGCCGGGAGCCAACCAGCTGATCGGTCGCGGGGATATGCTCTTCTATCAGGGCAAGGATATGATACGCGTGCAGTGTGCCTTCATGGACACGCCCGAGACGGAGCTCATCGTCGAGCATATCGCCTCGCAGGAAAGCCTCGGATATGCCTATGAGCTGCCCGAGTACGTTCCTGAGGGAGGGGATGGAGCTAAGGATAAGGGGTTCAGTCCCCAGGAGAAGGATAGCCTCTTCGACGAGGTGGCCCTCCTGGTAGTGCAGATGCAGGTAGGCTCGACCTCCTACATACAGCGTAAGTTCAACATCGGCTACAACCGTGCCGGGCGCCTGATGGACCAGCTCGAGGGAGCAGGTGTCGTCGGCCCGCAAGAGGGGAGTAAGCCGCGTGAGGTATATATTAAGGATCAGGCCAGCCTACAGCAGCTCCTCGACAGGATGTAG
- a CDS encoding outer membrane lipoprotein carrier protein LolA, whose translation MKQVIYGALLLILGLLPASAQQSRELTQLLERAETSLYGSGMAQVEFVTRLQDRAGKPQGTTKGRMYLQGDAFRLEYGSITAVYSSGTLSYYDKAEETLTHSRPTEEELLQINPLRFLRSRAQGFTSSQLPAPAATTLVRFVPQGKSNIRSVEASFQTKSGSPTRLVFVARDGSRLTAELGAPSHRNAAAASFYVLSERSYPGCEVIDLR comes from the coding sequence ATGAAGCAAGTGATATACGGAGCACTGCTCCTCATCCTCGGGCTGCTGCCCGCCTCGGCGCAGCAGTCCCGAGAGCTGACGCAGCTGCTCGAGCGCGCCGAGACGAGCCTCTACGGCTCGGGCATGGCGCAGGTGGAGTTCGTGACGCGTCTCCAGGACCGTGCGGGCAAGCCGCAGGGCACGACCAAGGGGCGCATGTACCTACAGGGGGATGCCTTCCGCCTCGAGTATGGCAGCATCACTGCTGTCTACAGCTCGGGGACGCTGAGCTACTATGACAAGGCCGAGGAGACACTGACCCATTCGCGCCCCACGGAGGAGGAGCTGCTGCAGATCAACCCGCTGCGCTTCCTGCGCTCGCGTGCTCAGGGCTTCACCAGTAGCCAGCTCCCAGCTCCCGCAGCGACGACCCTTGTGCGCTTCGTGCCCCAGGGCAAGAGTAATATACGGAGTGTGGAGGCAAGCTTCCAGACTAAGAGCGGCAGCCCCACGCGCCTCGTCTTCGTGGCGCGCGATGGGAGTCGCCTGACGGCCGAGCTCGGGGCGCCCAGCCACCGCAATGCAGCTGCGGCCTCCTTCTATGTGCTCAGCGAGCGTAGCTATCCCGGCTGCGAGGTCATCGACCTACGCTAG
- a CDS encoding PASTA domain-containing protein — MKKLFTKDSLLTHLALMIGLSLLFVLILTFGLDLYTKHGDSVVIPDLRGKTLAEAEQILKSVGLEYEINDSTFSKTARPGTIRDVVPAPGSRVKAGRLLFIAINGLHPRNQTIPAYKDQSARQILALLRGLGFEEVEQRTVPGGYVGSVVDLKTADGKSIPQGTQLPVNTKLYLYVATAVVDTLGLDRLIEGWGRDSLADSVSVAPEPKKENTTDWW, encoded by the coding sequence ATGAAGAAGCTCTTCACCAAGGACTCCCTCCTCACACATCTGGCCCTTATGATAGGGCTAAGCCTGCTCTTTGTCCTCATCCTCACCTTCGGGCTCGACCTCTATACCAAGCATGGCGATAGCGTCGTCATCCCCGACCTGAGGGGCAAGACGCTGGCCGAGGCCGAGCAGATCCTGAAGTCCGTCGGGCTGGAGTACGAGATCAACGACTCGACCTTCTCCAAGACCGCCCGCCCCGGCACGATCCGCGATGTCGTCCCCGCCCCAGGCAGCCGCGTCAAGGCGGGGCGTCTGCTCTTCATCGCCATCAACGGGCTGCACCCACGCAATCAGACCATCCCTGCCTACAAGGACCAGTCGGCACGCCAGATCCTGGCGCTGCTGCGCGGGCTAGGCTTCGAGGAGGTCGAGCAGCGCACCGTCCCAGGGGGCTACGTGGGCTCGGTCGTCGACCTCAAGACGGCTGATGGCAAGAGCATCCCGCAGGGGACGCAGCTGCCCGTCAATACCAAGCTCTACCTCTATGTAGCTACGGCCGTCGTCGACACGCTCGGCCTGGATCGCCTCATCGAGGGCTGGGGACGCGATAGCCTCGCCGATAGCGTGAGTGTCGCCCCCGAGCCTAAGAAGGAAAATACGACGGACTGGTGGTAG
- a CDS encoding ABC transporter ATP-binding protein, which yields MIQVKSLYKRFGEKEVLKGIDATFEAGKTSLVIGRSGAGKSVFVKCMIGLITPDVGEVLYDGRDLVGMDKPSLLGLRREMGMLFQGSALFDSMTVVENVLFPMEMFSRESYDRRYHRAMELLERVGLADAANKYPAEISGGMMKRTAIARAIALNPRYLFCDEPNSGLDPKTSMVIDQLIYEITREYGITTIVNTHDMNSVHSIGDKIIYIHNGLKEWEGSSATIDAPDTPESVTLFVNAGRL from the coding sequence ATGATCCAGGTAAAGTCTCTCTACAAGCGCTTCGGCGAGAAGGAGGTGCTCAAGGGTATTGATGCCACCTTCGAGGCCGGTAAGACCAGCCTCGTCATCGGGCGTAGCGGAGCGGGGAAGTCCGTCTTCGTCAAGTGTATGATCGGCCTCATCACACCCGACGTAGGGGAGGTGCTCTACGACGGCCGCGACCTAGTGGGCATGGACAAGCCTAGCCTGCTGGGCCTGCGCCGCGAGATGGGGATGCTCTTCCAGGGCTCGGCGCTCTTCGACAGCATGACGGTGGTGGAGAATGTGCTCTTCCCTATGGAGATGTTCTCCCGCGAGAGCTACGACCGCCGCTACCACCGAGCTATGGAGCTGCTGGAGCGCGTCGGGCTGGCAGACGCAGCCAATAAGTACCCTGCCGAGATCAGCGGTGGAATGATGAAGCGCACGGCCATCGCCCGCGCCATCGCCCTGAATCCTCGCTACCTCTTCTGCGACGAGCCGAACTCGGGCCTTGACCCCAAGACCTCCATGGTCATCGACCAGCTCATCTACGAGATCACCCGTGAGTACGGCATCACCACCATCGTCAACACCCATGATATGAACTCGGTGCACTCCATCGGGGACAAGATCATCTACATCCATAACGGCCTCAAGGAGTGGGAGGGCAGTAGCGCCACCATCGACGCACCCGACACGCCCGAGTCCGTCACCCTCTTCGTCAACGCGGGTCGCCTCTAG
- a CDS encoding ABC transporter permease, which translates to MQSKVLANIGEYTQLMGRTFALPLRWHMFHRSVVREIYSLGVGSIWIVFIISFFIGAVITIQLSINMTSPLIPRFTIGYSAREIMILEFSSTVMCLILSGKVGSSIASELGTMRVTEQIDAMEIMGVNSANFLILPKIVGFMSFIPVLSIFSMITGIYGGYIACDLANGLTHQDYVYGLQLFFTPAYVGHSIIKSLVYAFIISSVASYYGYCVKGGALQVGSSSTRAVVNSSVLILFFDVLLTNLMLT; encoded by the coding sequence ATGCAATCCAAAGTCCTAGCCAACATCGGTGAGTACACGCAGCTCATGGGGCGTACCTTCGCCCTGCCGCTGCGCTGGCACATGTTCCACCGCTCCGTCGTGCGGGAGATCTACAGCCTCGGTGTGGGCTCGATATGGATCGTCTTCATCATCTCCTTCTTTATAGGGGCGGTGATCACCATCCAGCTGTCGATCAATATGACCAGCCCGCTCATCCCGCGCTTCACCATAGGCTACTCGGCGCGTGAGATCATGATCCTAGAGTTCTCCTCGACGGTGATGTGCCTCATCCTCTCGGGGAAGGTAGGCTCCAGCATCGCCTCCGAGCTGGGGACGATGCGCGTCACGGAGCAGATCGATGCCATGGAGATCATGGGGGTCAACTCAGCCAATTTCCTCATCCTGCCCAAGATCGTCGGCTTCATGAGCTTCATCCCAGTGCTCTCCATCTTCTCTATGATCACGGGCATCTACGGGGGCTACATCGCCTGCGACCTGGCCAACGGGCTGACGCACCAGGACTATGTCTACGGACTGCAGCTCTTCTTCACCCCCGCCTACGTAGGCCACTCCATCATCAAGAGCCTGGTCTACGCCTTCATCATCTCCTCAGTAGCCTCCTACTACGGCTACTGCGTCAAGGGCGGCGCCCTGCAGGTGGGCTCCTCCAGCACCCGTGCCGTCGTCAATAGCAGCGTGCTCATCCTTTTCTTCGACGTGCTGCTCACCAACCTCATGCTTACCTAG